A stretch of the Polyangiaceae bacterium genome encodes the following:
- a CDS encoding saccharopine dehydrogenase NADP-binding domain-containing protein — MQTKSDQASREFDVVIWGATGFVGRLIAEYMARSNFPVRWAMAGRSHDKLERVRKEIAAEFPAAADVPLLEANADDEASLEALASKTKVIATTVGPYGLYGKKLVAACVHRGTDYCDLTGEVHFMRWAIDEFHEKAKASNTRIVPACGFDSIPSDLGVFFLADEARRRGKPLAEVRGFVTDSKGGVSGGTVASMLLVSELMMHDPDARRLLADPYALSPDRASEPNTDEGDRMTPRFDTTLDAWAAPWLMASVNMRVVRRSNALLGHSYGRMFKYTEELAMPGGRWGFVPAGLMTGGIILGMSLLALPPARKLISEKIAPGDGPSKEARENGRFTLRFLGRLEGDETPTIAVRVSGRGDPGYLATSRMIGQSALCLALDTPQPGFEGGVLTPATAMGMRLVERLRTAEMTFEVEQVR, encoded by the coding sequence ATGCAGACCAAAAGCGATCAAGCAAGCCGCGAATTCGATGTGGTCATCTGGGGCGCGACGGGATTCGTCGGTCGCCTGATCGCCGAATACATGGCGCGCTCGAACTTCCCCGTGCGTTGGGCGATGGCGGGACGTAGCCACGACAAACTCGAACGCGTGCGCAAGGAAATCGCGGCAGAATTTCCTGCCGCCGCGGACGTGCCGCTGCTCGAGGCCAACGCCGACGATGAAGCGTCGCTCGAAGCGCTTGCGTCGAAGACGAAAGTCATTGCCACGACCGTGGGACCGTATGGTCTTTACGGCAAGAAATTGGTCGCTGCGTGTGTGCATCGAGGCACCGATTATTGTGACTTGACGGGCGAAGTGCACTTCATGCGTTGGGCCATCGACGAATTCCACGAAAAGGCCAAAGCATCGAATACGCGTATCGTTCCCGCGTGCGGTTTCGATTCGATTCCATCGGACCTTGGTGTGTTTTTCTTGGCCGATGAAGCGCGAAGGCGCGGCAAACCATTGGCCGAGGTTCGTGGGTTCGTCACGGATTCGAAGGGCGGCGTGAGCGGCGGGACAGTGGCCAGCATGCTGCTCGTCAGTGAGCTCATGATGCACGATCCTGACGCTCGGCGCCTGTTGGCTGACCCTTATGCATTGAGCCCCGATCGCGCGAGCGAACCGAATACGGACGAGGGTGATCGCATGACACCTCGATTCGATACCACGCTCGATGCGTGGGCGGCACCGTGGCTCATGGCGAGCGTCAACATGCGGGTCGTGCGCCGTTCGAATGCGCTCTTGGGTCATTCGTATGGACGCATGTTCAAATACACGGAAGAGCTTGCCATGCCCGGGGGTCGTTGGGGGTTTGTCCCGGCCGGCCTCATGACGGGAGGGATCATCCTCGGCATGTCGCTCTTGGCATTGCCGCCTGCAAGGAAACTCATTAGCGAAAAAATTGCTCCCGGCGACGGGCCGTCCAAGGAAGCGCGTGAGAATGGCCGTTTCACGCTGCGCTTCTTGGGGCGATTGGAAGGCGACGAGACGCCGACGATTGCGGTGCGCGTTTCGGGACGGGGTGATCCGGGCTATTTGGCGACGTCGCGGATGATTGGGCAATCGGCCCTTTGTTTGGCGCTCGATACGCCACAACCGGGTTTCGAAGGCGGCGTGCTCACGCCTGCAACCGCCATGGGCATGCGGCTCGTCGAGCGTCTCCGTACGGCCGAAATGACGTTCGAGGTTGAACAGGTGCGGTAG